Below is a genomic region from Thunnus albacares chromosome 4, fThuAlb1.1, whole genome shotgun sequence.
AGCAGTGATACGGCACACTTTAACAATTTGAGCATACCGTTTCATTTGACATCAAGAAAGGGCAAAAAGGTTTTTATAAATCTTGTTATTCATTTTACAGGGATATCCTATGATCACACAGTGTAGCATCAAATGCTATTCAATGTAGTATGTGGACATATGTGCAGAAGTttcatcaaatgtattttaCCAATATATCCTCGCGCTCGCACCCAAAACAGCTTCTTCGGCTCAGTTGCAGCAGGCCTGTAAAGTTGTTCTGGGTTGACTGGCTTTATTTCAATGGGGACCTCATTAGCCAGCAGTTTGTTAAGGCCATGTTTTGCATTCTCCTCCACGTCTggtttactgtaaaataatgaaaaggaATACAGATCATGAATTTCAAAATAGATATTTACTAAATCAAGTGACACCATTAAAACTTAAGAAATCTCTTATCTAGTAAACACTTAAGTAATGTGTAAATTGGTGTCTCTACATGGCTGTGCTGTAGTAGCTCAATGAAGATCTTAAATGACAAATACACAGTGTAGTAAACCGCACTCTGTATGTATGTTACAGTTATTGTACTTATTCTACATCTTTCCATTTATTTAACTACTTGTGtttttgcaatttttcccaTTTCTTTGGTAGAAAAAAGTTCCAGTGCACTGTTCAACTAGAACATTATTTCTGGAAAGAAACACTGTGAAgcaaacaaaattccattcacctccattgtattggggTGATGGGAGAAAAGTAAAATGTggatatctaaaaaaaaaaaaaaaaacacctgcagataaaaccaaaactaccCAAGCATGATTTGAATCTCAGAGGCAACTgtgaaaatgttatttgtgtGATGGAGGTGAACTGACAAACAATATCAAAATCACTTTCAAATTCTGTAATGGTCCTTTCTTTTTGTGTTACCCCAATGTATTAACCTTTAATCTAACCCACTAAGTATACAAAGCACACAAATGCCTTGTTGTGTTAGTACTTTTGTACCTGAGATAAAGCTGGATAAGCTGTTCTACAGTGAGGAGGTCTTCAGGCTGAGGCACCACTGGCATGGTGAACTGGTGCTGCAGGGGACTTGGCTGCAGCATGTGGAAGGACGCTTGGCAGATCAGTATAGGTTTTCCATGCTGGATGGCCTTCACAGAGCGTACCGTGAAACTGCGACCATCTCTTGTGCGGTCCACCTGGTACAGCACTGGAACCTTAGGATCCcctgaaaaataataaaaacaaaagacagctGTGGGCAAACAGCAACTGGGACACTCTTTGGCCAATTATGgtagatgatggactgtttatagtgtctgtatttgtgtattcCTCTTTcaactgagatttttttttcggTATTCATGATGCAGTTCACAAAAGCTGATAAAGCTAACTGTAAGAAAAACCACAAGGGTCACCATAACTGTAACTACTGTTTTTCTCTAGTTCCATTACTTCAAACAAAGATCATTACATTGCAATAACAatgagtttcatttttaatatttgggtTGCACTAGCTCTGGCCAACACTGGAAATCATGCTTCATCTTACCTGCTCGTACAAAGTAGCAGTGGAGAGAGTGTGCATAGAGATTATCGTCGACAGATTTGGCTGCAGCCACCAGGGCCTGGCCGACTATTTGACCCCCAAACAAACGCTGACTGCGGGGCACCCAGTGGTGAGTCCCTCTGGAGAAACATAGAGACACAACTGAAATACATGTAATGCAGTCTCACTAGATGATGCTCATGTAGCTTTGACAGTGAGGGTCAGCGTATTTGAGTTTATTGGATTCCCCTGCACCCAATTTAATGCTATCAAATACTGGAGCCATACAATGGAGTCTAGCTTTATGAAGTGAATAtgggagttgttttttttttgagacagTAGTTAATGGCACTGATGTTATGACAGGTGTTTTTGATATTCTCTCACCATCATTTGTATAAGTGGCAGTGCACAAAAACTGAAGATTATAGGCTTCACAAATGTCCAGTGtagcagctaatgctagcttcagctgaactttggaaTGCAATTTTGCATACAAGGAAGGCTTTGGATTTTGTCCTGCATCTCTTACAGTGTAGTCACATTACGAGTTAATAGCTTCAAGGCCAGTTAAGACCAGTTGACAACCCCTCTCCACATTAGGATATGCTTTGGAACATATTTCAACTAAGGAATATAAGGAACTACTGTCGCTTCAGGGACCAGTGTGTAGATGTTGGGGCTTGTACAGCaggatttagtggtatctagcggTGAGGCTGCATATTCCAACCAACTGAATTggttttacaaaaatatgtgcAGATGCCAGTACTGTTAGTTGGTATAAAGTGGAAATAATCTAGTTCAGTGCCTGAAAATTGTATAGTTGTGTAAATGTTCTTACTTGCCACCACTGGTAATGGACAAAGCAACAGGACAGTGAATCATTTGGTGGACTTCATAGAAGAAATTTACCATTTTCTCCTTGCAAAAACTTGTGTGACAATATGCTAAAACAGTTTGTAGGTGCTGCCAATTTAACAATAGCTTTAATTTATGAGTCTGGCCTTATTTTATATAATTCAAGCACACAT
It encodes:
- the acot8 gene encoding acyl-coenzyme A thioesterase 8; this translates as MNMAEREVDASRDASESTHINDHSGGSVSPESPEDEGSDSPAPTYTQDLRSVLVTSVLNLEKLDVDLYRGTHHWVPRSQRLFGGQIVGQALVAAAKSVDDNLYAHSLHCYFVRAGDPKVPVLYQVDRTRDGRSFTVRSVKAIQHGKPILICQASFHMLQPSPLQHQFTMPVVPQPEDLLTVEQLIQLYLSKPDVEENAKHGLNKLLANEVPIEIKPVNPEQLYRPAATEPKKLFWVRARGYIGEGNMKLHCCVAAYVSDFAFLGTALLPFPNYKAQFAASLDHAMWFHSTFRSDEWMLYECESPWAGSSRGLVQGRLWRRDGVLAASCSQEGVLRVKPVPEPSKL